The following coding sequences are from one Candidatus Eisenbacteria bacterium window:
- a CDS encoding Sir2 family NAD-dependent protein deacetylase, which translates to MQADLDVAAACLVRARYVIALTGAGLSVESGIPPFRGPGGLWTKYGEPPMNGYQRFLADPKKAWEDRLDPRGPMRELWEALGRAEPNAGHRALVRLEEMGVVRATITQNVDNLHRLAGSRRLLEIHGNATLIRCIECVTRFERAEIDYAVLPPSCPRCSGLLKSDTVSFGEPIPPDVLAACSDEADRADCMIVAGTSATVYPAAGFPIAIAERGGDLIEVNPYPSELTSMCRVTLSGPAGDVLPQLADRVRALL; encoded by the coding sequence ATGCAGGCCGACCTCGACGTCGCCGCGGCGTGTCTCGTCCGCGCGCGGTACGTGATCGCGCTCACCGGCGCGGGGTTGTCGGTGGAGAGCGGCATCCCGCCGTTCCGTGGTCCCGGCGGGCTCTGGACCAAGTACGGCGAGCCGCCCATGAACGGCTACCAGCGCTTCCTGGCCGATCCGAAGAAGGCGTGGGAGGACCGCCTGGATCCGCGCGGTCCCATGCGCGAGCTGTGGGAGGCGCTCGGGCGCGCCGAGCCGAACGCGGGGCATCGGGCGCTCGTGCGGCTGGAGGAGATGGGCGTCGTGCGGGCGACGATCACGCAGAACGTCGACAATCTCCACCGTCTCGCCGGCAGTCGCCGGCTCCTCGAGATCCACGGCAACGCGACCCTCATCCGCTGCATCGAATGCGTGACCCGCTTCGAGCGGGCCGAGATCGACTATGCGGTCCTGCCGCCGAGCTGTCCGCGGTGCAGCGGTCTCCTCAAGAGCGACACCGTGTCGTTCGGCGAGCCGATCCCGCCCGACGTGCTCGCGGCGTGCAGCGACGAAGCCGACCGTGCCGACTGCATGATCGTCGCCGGGACGTCGGCGACGGTGTACCCGGCGGCGGGATTTCCGATCGCGATCGCCGAGCGCGGCGGCGATCTCATCGAGGTGAATCCGTATCCGTCCGAGCTGACGTCGATGTGCCGCGTGACGCTGTCGGGGCCGGCGGGCGACGTCCTGCCCCAGCTCGCCGATCGCGTGCGGGCCCTGTTATAG
- a CDS encoding molybdenum cofactor guanylyltransferase yields the protein MNRPGNGAQVTGVLLAGGRASRMGGRDKAFAAVGGEPIAARTLRLFHSLFPHVVVATNRPERFRALGADTVADVFPNAGPLAGVHAAMRVTRDAHVFVAACDMPGLEADVIRFLVGRIGAADAIVPRWDNDVEPLHAVYAVRILPVVEECLRAGRHAMRELLPLLQVDYVGEDLLRGIRGTARSMLNVNTPEELAAVGGSFDDA from the coding sequence ATGAACCGCCCGGGAAACGGCGCGCAGGTGACCGGCGTCCTGCTCGCCGGCGGCCGCGCCTCGCGCATGGGCGGGCGCGACAAGGCCTTCGCCGCCGTGGGGGGTGAGCCGATCGCCGCGCGGACGCTGCGTTTGTTCCATTCCCTGTTTCCGCACGTCGTCGTGGCGACCAATCGGCCCGAACGCTTCCGCGCGCTCGGCGCCGACACCGTCGCCGACGTGTTCCCCAACGCCGGTCCGCTGGCCGGCGTCCACGCGGCGATGCGCGTCACGCGCGACGCGCACGTCTTCGTCGCCGCCTGCGACATGCCGGGGCTCGAAGCCGACGTGATCCGATTCCTGGTCGGCCGCATCGGCGCCGCGGATGCGATCGTGCCGCGCTGGGACAACGACGTCGAGCCACTGCACGCGGTCTACGCCGTCCGCATCCTCCCGGTCGTCGAGGAATGCCTGCGCGCGGGGCGGCACGCCATGCGCGAGCTCCTTCCGCTCCTCCAGGTCGACTACGTGGGCGAGGATCTCTTGCGCGGCATCCGCGGGACGGCGCGCAGCATGCTCAACGTCAACACGCCCGAGGAGCTCGCCGCCGTCGGCGGATCGTTCGACGACGCATGA
- a CDS encoding NUDIX domain-containing protein: protein MTGIGDAGRELVDVVDDAGRTTGQVTRREMRARRLPHRSTYVLVFDRDGNLFVHLRTAAKDVYPSHWDVCVGGVVAAGESFDDGAARELVEELGISAPLERLFPFRWADAVSIVHGMVYRAVHSGPFRLQPEEVVCGEFVAPDTIATRATREPFCPDGLAILAELRRRAS, encoded by the coding sequence ATGACGGGCATCGGCGATGCGGGTCGCGAGCTCGTCGACGTGGTCGACGACGCCGGGCGCACGACCGGTCAGGTCACACGCCGCGAGATGCGCGCTCGGCGGCTCCCCCACCGCAGCACCTATGTCCTGGTGTTCGATCGGGACGGGAACCTGTTCGTCCATCTGCGCACCGCGGCCAAGGACGTCTATCCGTCGCACTGGGACGTGTGCGTGGGTGGCGTGGTCGCCGCGGGCGAGTCGTTCGACGACGGAGCGGCGCGCGAGCTGGTCGAGGAGCTCGGCATCAGCGCGCCGCTCGAGCGCCTCTTCCCCTTCCGCTGGGCCGACGCCGTCTCGATCGTGCACGGCATGGTCTACCGCGCGGTGCACAGCGGGCCGTTCCGGCTCCAGCCCGAGGAGGTCGTGTGCGGCGAGTTCGTCGCGCCGGACACGATCGCCACGCGCGCGACCCGCGAGCCCTTCTGTCCCGACGGCCTCGCGATCCTGGCCGAGCTGCGAAGGCGCGCATCGTGA